From Rhodococcus sp. B7740, one genomic window encodes:
- the uvrC gene encoding excinuclease ABC subunit UvrC — protein MSDPATYRPATGTIPVEPGVYKFRDPHGRVVYVGKAKSLRSRLNSYFADIASLHPRTRQMVTTAASVEWTVVTTEVEALQLEYNWIKEFDPRFNVRYRDDKSYPMLAVTMNEEFPRLFVYRGPRRKGVRYFGPYAHAWAIRETLDLLLRVFPARTCSTGVFKRHNQIGRPCLLGYIDKCSAPCVGRVSAEEHRATVEDFCDFLAGKTDKLVRQLEKKMQAASEDLDFETAARLRDDVGALRRALEKQAVVLGDGTDADLVAFATDALEAAVQVFHVRGGRVRGQRGWVVEKAGEVIERQDEADLPALVEQFLTQFYGEQAALSAQAPGGDDGGSNAVPREVLVPVLPDNADEVQAWLSELRGSNVTLRVPQRGDKKALAETVERNAKEALQQHKLKRAGDFTSRSAALQGIQEALDLDSAPLRIECIDISHVQGTDVVASLVVFEDGLPRKSDYRHYAIKEAAGDGHSDDVASIAEVTRRRFLRHSADGSAEGTGGDLAPEAALDPQTGRPRKFAYPPNLFVVDGGAPQVAAAAAVLDELGVTDVAVVGLAKRLEEVWVPGEEDPVILPRTSESLYLLQRVRDEAHRFAITFHRSKRSRRMTASALDSVRGLGESRRTALVAHFGSVANLKRATVAEIVEVPGIGETTAKSVLAALGSGTDDADVGDDGSATATTSGENTAEHAIAPRVESAGQAS, from the coding sequence GTGTCCGACCCCGCTACCTACCGCCCGGCCACCGGAACCATCCCGGTGGAGCCGGGGGTGTACAAATTTCGCGATCCGCACGGCCGCGTCGTCTACGTGGGAAAGGCCAAGAGCCTCCGCAGTCGACTCAATTCCTACTTCGCAGACATAGCCTCGCTGCATCCGCGTACTCGCCAGATGGTCACCACCGCGGCATCGGTGGAGTGGACCGTGGTGACCACCGAAGTCGAGGCCCTCCAACTCGAGTACAACTGGATCAAGGAATTCGATCCACGGTTCAACGTCCGTTACCGCGACGACAAGAGCTATCCGATGCTCGCGGTGACGATGAACGAGGAGTTTCCTCGGTTGTTCGTCTACCGCGGACCCCGGCGCAAGGGTGTCCGCTATTTCGGCCCCTACGCGCACGCGTGGGCCATTCGCGAGACGCTGGATCTGTTGCTGCGAGTATTTCCCGCGCGCACGTGCTCGACCGGAGTCTTCAAGCGCCACAATCAGATCGGCCGGCCCTGCCTGCTGGGCTACATCGACAAGTGCTCGGCACCGTGCGTCGGACGGGTCAGCGCCGAGGAGCATCGGGCGACCGTCGAGGACTTCTGTGACTTCTTGGCCGGAAAGACGGACAAGCTCGTGCGTCAGCTCGAGAAGAAGATGCAGGCTGCATCCGAGGACCTGGATTTCGAGACCGCCGCACGTCTGCGAGACGACGTCGGTGCGCTGCGTCGGGCATTGGAGAAGCAGGCGGTGGTGCTCGGCGACGGCACCGACGCCGATCTCGTCGCCTTCGCCACCGACGCCCTCGAAGCTGCCGTTCAGGTCTTCCACGTCCGAGGCGGCCGCGTGCGCGGGCAACGCGGCTGGGTGGTGGAGAAGGCAGGAGAGGTGATCGAACGCCAGGACGAGGCCGATCTGCCCGCTCTGGTCGAGCAGTTCCTGACGCAGTTCTACGGCGAGCAGGCCGCCCTGTCCGCACAGGCACCGGGCGGTGACGACGGTGGTTCCAACGCCGTCCCGAGGGAAGTGCTGGTTCCGGTCCTGCCGGACAACGCCGACGAGGTTCAGGCCTGGCTCAGTGAACTTCGGGGCTCGAACGTGACTCTGCGTGTTCCCCAGCGCGGCGACAAGAAGGCGTTGGCCGAGACCGTCGAACGCAACGCCAAGGAAGCCCTGCAGCAGCACAAGCTCAAGCGCGCGGGCGACTTCACATCGAGATCGGCTGCGCTGCAGGGTATTCAGGAGGCACTCGATCTGGATTCGGCACCGCTGCGCATCGAGTGCATCGATATCTCCCACGTGCAGGGAACCGATGTGGTGGCCTCGCTCGTCGTCTTCGAGGACGGATTGCCCCGCAAGAGCGACTACCGCCACTACGCGATCAAGGAAGCGGCAGGCGACGGGCACTCCGACGACGTGGCGAGCATCGCCGAGGTGACCCGTCGCCGGTTCCTACGGCACTCCGCGGACGGTTCGGCCGAGGGGACCGGAGGCGATCTCGCCCCCGAAGCGGCGTTGGATCCACAGACCGGCAGACCGCGCAAATTCGCGTATCCACCCAATCTGTTCGTCGTCGACGGCGGTGCCCCTCAGGTGGCCGCTGCCGCGGCCGTGCTGGACGAGCTCGGCGTGACCGACGTGGCCGTGGTCGGTCTGGCGAAGCGGCTGGAGGAGGTATGGGTTCCGGGGGAGGAGGATCCGGTGATCCTTCCGCGTACGAGCGAGTCGCTCTACCTGCTCCAACGGGTTCGCGACGAAGCGCACCGGTTCGCGATCACGTTCCATCGCAGCAAGCGATCGCGACGCATGACGGCCTCGGCTCTGGATTCGGTTCGCGGACTCGGCGAGTCGCGTCGAACGGCACTGGTGGCACACTTCGGTTCCGTCGCCAACCTCAAGCGTGCGACGGTCGCGGAGATCGTCGAGGTGCCCGGGATCGGAGAGACCACAGCCAAGTCGGTGCTGGCCGCACTGGGTTCCGGCACGGACGACGCCGATGTAGGCGATGATGGCAGCGCAACTGCAACGACATCGGGCGAGAACACGGCGGAACATGCGATCGCACCGCGCGTGGAATCGGCGGGACAGGCTTCGTAG
- a CDS encoding PH domain-containing protein: MVVKSRKSARYAIATAVLLVVAHSTVAVLLRVSPTGVYFRTADQLAMAGIGLLLGGLALVLTRPRIRVGPAGVAVRNLLSERLIEWDLVRGLSFPEGAMWARIDIPDDEFINVMAIQSNDREHAVAAVRKFRTLERTYAPAASVPDIPVDRD; the protein is encoded by the coding sequence ATGGTGGTGAAGTCGCGCAAGTCGGCTCGTTACGCCATCGCGACGGCGGTGTTGCTCGTGGTGGCGCATTCGACCGTCGCCGTCCTGCTGAGGGTCTCGCCGACCGGGGTGTACTTCAGAACCGCGGACCAACTGGCGATGGCAGGTATCGGACTTCTTCTGGGAGGCCTGGCGCTCGTGCTGACGCGCCCGCGCATTCGCGTCGGGCCTGCAGGTGTCGCGGTGCGGAACCTGTTGTCGGAGCGTCTGATCGAATGGGATCTGGTGCGTGGTCTGTCCTTCCCCGAAGGAGCGATGTGGGCCAGGATCGACATTCCCGACGACGAGTTCATCAACGTGATGGCCATCCAGTCCAACGATCGTGAGCATGCGGTCGCAGCCGTACGAAAGTTCCGCACGCTCGAACGCACCTACGCGCCCGCCGCCTCCGTTCCGGACATCCCGGTCGATCGGGACTGA
- the ribH gene encoding 6,7-dimethyl-8-ribityllumazine synthase, translating into MSGEGEPTLQLAGASDLKLAIVAGQWHQKISQALLDGALRKAESAGIEDVTVIRVAGAIELPVVAQALARNHDAVVALGVVIRGGTPHFEYVCDAVTAGLTRVSLDEGTPVTNGVLTTNDEQQALDRAGLPGSFEDKGAQATAAAIDTALTLKHLRQPWTNQEFT; encoded by the coding sequence ATGAGCGGCGAAGGCGAACCCACCCTGCAGCTCGCAGGCGCCAGTGATCTCAAACTGGCGATCGTCGCCGGCCAGTGGCACCAGAAGATCTCCCAGGCATTGCTCGACGGTGCACTTCGCAAAGCCGAGTCGGCGGGGATCGAGGACGTCACGGTCATCCGTGTGGCCGGAGCCATCGAACTGCCCGTCGTCGCGCAGGCGTTGGCCCGCAACCACGACGCCGTCGTCGCACTCGGCGTCGTCATCCGCGGTGGCACACCGCATTTCGAGTACGTGTGCGACGCCGTCACGGCAGGCCTGACGCGCGTCTCGCTCGACGAGGGCACTCCGGTCACCAACGGCGTGCTCACCACCAACGACGAGCAGCAGGCGCTCGATCGCGCAGGGTTGCCCGGTTCGTTCGAGGACAAGGGCGCGCAGGCCACGGCGGCCGCGATCGACACAGCGCTGACTCTCAAACACCTACGCCAACCCTGGACGAATCAGGAGTTCACGTGA
- a CDS encoding bifunctional 3,4-dihydroxy-2-butanone-4-phosphate synthase/GTP cyclohydrolase II, translating into MTRFDSIERAVADIAAGKAVVVVDDEDRENEGDLIFAAEKATPELVAFMVRYTSGYLCVPLSGEDCDRLGLPPMFATNQDKHGTAYTVTVDAREGIGTGISASDRAATMRLLADPDTGANDFTRPGHVVPLRAKDGGVLRRPGHTEAAVDLARMADLRPAGVICEIVSQKDEGAMAQTDELRVFADEHDLALISIADLIAWRRKHEKHVVRVADARIPTGHGTFRAVGYQSIYDEVEHVALVRGDIAGPDGDGNDVLVRVHSECLTGDVFGSLRCDCGPQLDAALEMVAAEERGIVLYMRGHEGRGIGLLHKLQAYQLQDAGSDTVDANLQLGLPADSRDYGIGAQILVDLGVSSMRLLTNNPAKRVGLDGYGLHVTERVPMPLRANAENLTYLRTKRDRMGHDLTGLDEYENGATS; encoded by the coding sequence GTGACCAGGTTCGACAGTATCGAGCGCGCAGTTGCGGACATCGCTGCGGGCAAAGCAGTGGTGGTCGTCGACGACGAGGACCGCGAGAACGAAGGCGACCTCATCTTCGCCGCCGAGAAGGCCACCCCGGAACTGGTCGCATTCATGGTCCGCTACACCTCCGGTTATCTCTGCGTTCCACTCTCCGGTGAGGACTGCGACCGACTCGGCCTGCCGCCGATGTTCGCCACCAATCAGGACAAGCACGGAACCGCGTACACCGTCACCGTCGACGCCCGCGAGGGCATCGGCACCGGAATCTCCGCCTCCGACCGGGCGGCCACGATGCGACTGCTCGCCGACCCCGACACCGGGGCCAACGACTTCACCCGTCCGGGCCACGTCGTACCGCTGCGCGCCAAGGACGGCGGAGTGCTGCGTCGCCCCGGCCACACCGAAGCTGCCGTCGACCTCGCCCGCATGGCAGACCTGCGGCCTGCAGGCGTCATCTGCGAAATCGTCAGCCAGAAGGACGAGGGCGCGATGGCCCAGACCGACGAACTGCGCGTCTTCGCCGACGAGCACGACCTCGCCCTCATCTCCATCGCCGACCTCATCGCCTGGCGTCGCAAGCACGAGAAGCACGTCGTCCGCGTCGCCGACGCCCGGATCCCCACCGGCCACGGCACCTTCCGCGCCGTCGGCTACCAGAGCATCTACGACGAGGTCGAGCACGTCGCGCTCGTCCGGGGCGACATCGCGGGCCCCGACGGAGACGGCAACGACGTGCTCGTCCGAGTGCACTCCGAATGCCTCACCGGCGACGTGTTCGGATCACTGCGCTGCGACTGCGGACCACAGTTGGACGCGGCCCTGGAAATGGTCGCCGCCGAAGAACGCGGCATCGTGTTGTACATGCGCGGACACGAAGGTCGCGGAATCGGTCTGCTGCACAAGCTCCAGGCCTACCAGCTCCAGGACGCAGGCTCCGACACCGTCGACGCCAACCTGCAACTGGGCCTCCCGGCCGACTCCCGCGACTACGGAATCGGCGCACAGATTCTCGTCGACCTCGGCGTCTCGTCGATGCGGCTGCTGACCAACAACCCCGCCAAGCGAGTGGGACTCGACGGCTACGGTCTGCACGTCACCGAACGAGTGCCGATGCCGTTGCGCGCCAACGCCGAGAACCTCACCTACCTGCGCACCAAACGCGACCGGATGGGCCACGACCTCACCGGGTTGGACGAGTACGAGAACGGGGCGACCTCATGA
- a CDS encoding riboflavin synthase has translation MFTGIVEELGEIVAKDELPDAARFTVRGPVVTSDAGHGDSIAVNGVCLTVVEVLPDGGFTADVMQETLNRSSLGALDVGSRVNLERAAALGSRLGGHLVQGHVDGTGTIIGRSPSENWTVVRIALPTSVARYVVEKGSITVDGVSLTVSGLGVDDGAHWFEISLIPTTLDLTTLGTAEVGSPVNLEVDVIAKYVERLQTIDAQ, from the coding sequence ATGTTCACCGGAATTGTCGAAGAGCTCGGCGAGATCGTCGCCAAGGACGAACTGCCCGACGCCGCGCGGTTCACCGTTCGGGGCCCGGTGGTGACCTCCGATGCAGGCCACGGCGACTCCATCGCGGTGAACGGGGTCTGCCTGACCGTCGTCGAGGTGCTGCCCGACGGCGGATTCACCGCCGACGTGATGCAGGAAACGCTGAACCGCTCGAGCCTCGGTGCCCTCGACGTGGGCAGCCGCGTCAACCTCGAACGTGCGGCCGCGCTCGGCAGCCGTCTCGGCGGGCACCTCGTACAGGGTCACGTGGACGGCACCGGAACGATCATCGGCCGATCGCCGTCCGAGAACTGGACCGTCGTGCGCATCGCACTGCCCACCTCGGTCGCGCGCTACGTCGTGGAGAAGGGCTCGATCACCGTCGACGGCGTCTCGCTCACCGTCTCCGGACTCGGCGTCGACGACGGAGCGCACTGGTTCGAGATCTCCCTGATCCCCACCACCCTCGACCTGACCACTCTCGGCACGGCCGAGGTCGGATCGCCGGTCAACCTCGAAGTCGACGTCATCGCCAAGTACGTGGAGCGGCTGCAGACGATCGACGCACAGTAA
- the ribD gene encoding bifunctional diaminohydroxyphosphoribosylaminopyrimidine deaminase/5-amino-6-(5-phosphoribosylamino)uracil reductase RibD has product MNGQGAALSVADAMALAVEASESARGISSPNPAVGAVILDAGGVVVGIGSTRPPGGPHAEIVALAEAGDRARGGTAVVTLEPCNHTGRTGPCSQALIDAGIAAVVHAVADPNPLASGGAAALRAAGIRVEQGIGETAVRQGPLRAWLHKQRTGRPHVTWKYAATLDGRSAAADGTSQWITGPQARAHVHAERAKLDAIVVGTGTVLADDPRLTARRPDGTLAPHQPVRVVVGSRPIPSTAAIRGTDAPTVFLDTHDPAAVIDALSEHTDIQIEGGPTLAGAFLAAGLVDRVVAYVAPAVLGSGPTAVENAGIGTIADAIRFRTETVTMIGNDILIGVVPEGAK; this is encoded by the coding sequence ATGAACGGCCAGGGCGCAGCACTGTCCGTCGCGGACGCCATGGCCCTCGCCGTCGAGGCATCCGAGTCCGCCCGGGGCATCAGCAGTCCCAATCCCGCGGTCGGTGCGGTGATTCTCGATGCCGGTGGCGTCGTCGTCGGCATCGGCTCGACGCGTCCGCCCGGCGGTCCGCACGCAGAGATCGTCGCGCTGGCCGAGGCCGGTGACCGAGCGCGCGGCGGCACCGCGGTGGTGACCCTCGAACCCTGCAACCACACCGGCCGCACCGGACCGTGCTCGCAGGCCCTGATCGACGCGGGCATCGCGGCGGTCGTGCACGCCGTCGCCGATCCGAATCCGCTCGCATCGGGCGGCGCGGCAGCCCTGCGCGCGGCGGGCATTCGCGTCGAACAGGGGATCGGTGAGACGGCGGTGCGTCAGGGGCCACTGCGCGCCTGGTTGCACAAGCAACGCACCGGTCGGCCGCACGTGACGTGGAAATACGCCGCCACCCTCGACGGACGCAGCGCCGCGGCGGACGGCACGAGTCAGTGGATCACCGGACCGCAGGCCCGGGCGCACGTCCACGCCGAGCGAGCCAAGCTCGACGCCATCGTCGTCGGAACCGGCACCGTGCTGGCCGACGACCCGCGACTGACCGCACGACGTCCGGACGGGACCCTCGCGCCGCACCAACCCGTGCGCGTCGTCGTCGGATCGCGGCCGATACCGTCGACCGCAGCAATCCGTGGGACGGACGCCCCCACGGTGTTCCTCGACACCCACGACCCCGCGGCCGTGATCGATGCCCTCAGCGAGCACACCGACATCCAGATCGAAGGCGGCCCGACGTTGGCCGGGGCATTCCTCGCTGCGGGCCTGGTGGACCGCGTCGTGGCGTACGTCGCACCGGCGGTGTTGGGCAGCGGGCCCACAGCGGTGGAGAATGCGGGCATCGGAACAATTGCCGACGCAATTCGGTTCCGCACGGAGACAGTCACCATGATCGGCAACGACATTCTGATCGGCGTCGTGCCCGAAGGAGCGAAGTAG
- the rpe gene encoding ribulose-phosphate 3-epimerase encodes MVSPMIAPSILSADFARLAAEAEAVSGADWLHVDVMDAHFVPNLTLGLPVVESLLKATNIPLDCHLMIEDPARWAPPYAEAGAYNVTFHAEATDDPSAVARDIRAAGAKAGLSVKPGTPIEPYLEILRDFDTLLVMSVEPGFGGQSFMPEVLAKAKAVRALVDSGDLRLVVEIDGGINSDTIEQAAEAGIDCFVAGSAVYNTADPAAAVRDLRDRAARASHHLS; translated from the coding sequence GTGGTTTCCCCGATGATCGCCCCCTCCATTCTGTCCGCCGATTTCGCCCGGCTCGCCGCCGAAGCCGAGGCGGTGTCCGGAGCCGACTGGTTGCACGTCGACGTCATGGACGCGCACTTCGTACCCAACCTCACCCTGGGGCTGCCGGTCGTGGAGAGCTTGCTGAAGGCGACGAACATTCCGCTCGACTGCCACCTGATGATCGAGGACCCGGCCCGCTGGGCACCGCCGTACGCCGAGGCGGGTGCGTACAACGTCACCTTCCACGCCGAAGCGACCGACGACCCGTCCGCGGTTGCGCGCGACATCCGGGCGGCGGGAGCCAAAGCCGGACTGTCCGTCAAGCCGGGAACACCCATCGAGCCGTACCTCGAGATCCTGCGCGACTTCGACACGCTGCTGGTGATGAGCGTCGAGCCGGGCTTCGGCGGGCAGTCGTTCATGCCGGAGGTACTCGCGAAGGCGAAAGCCGTTCGAGCACTTGTCGATTCCGGGGATCTGCGACTGGTCGTGGAAATCGACGGTGGTATCAACTCCGACACTATCGAGCAGGCCGCGGAGGCCGGAATCGACTGCTTCGTCGCCGGATCGGCCGTCTACAACACCGCCGACCCCGCAGCCGCAGTGCGCGACCTACGCGACCGAGCCGCCCGCGCATCACACCACCTGTCGTAA
- a CDS encoding MmcQ/YjbR family DNA-binding protein, with protein sequence MTTMDSVTAVIAELPEVTESVRYGRPAWSVGKNVFAWVRPFSKADLKRFGNEIPPSGPILAVRTADLNEKDAILAAHPRACFTISHFDGFAAVLVDLDNTEDDELRELIIDGWLVHAPTDVAETFLAGN encoded by the coding sequence ATGACCACCATGGATTCCGTGACAGCGGTGATCGCCGAGCTGCCCGAGGTCACCGAGAGTGTCCGGTACGGCCGTCCGGCGTGGTCGGTGGGCAAGAACGTGTTCGCGTGGGTCCGCCCGTTCAGCAAAGCCGATCTGAAGCGGTTCGGCAACGAGATCCCGCCCAGCGGACCGATTCTCGCCGTCCGCACCGCCGATCTCAACGAGAAGGACGCGATTCTCGCCGCACACCCGCGGGCGTGTTTCACCATCTCGCATTTCGACGGGTTCGCTGCCGTTCTGGTCGACCTCGACAACACCGAGGACGACGAACTGCGTGAACTGATCATCGACGGGTGGCTGGTCCACGCCCCGACAGACGTGGCCGAGACGTTCCTGGCCGGCAACTGA
- a CDS encoding RsmB/NOP family class I SAM-dependent RNA methyltransferase, protein MTEPDRPRKRESSPARKHVKKSPGARGPKGNRPPQGAGPRAVDAIDPARRAARDVLKAVRERDAYANLVLPGLLRERKLDSRDAALATELAYGASRARGVLDAVIAHAAGRPAAEIDGPLLDILRLGSYQLLRTRVAPHAAVATSVDLARSEFGTGKAGFVNAVLRRVSERTAAQWVDELAPAAATDPVGHLAFEYAHPKWIAQAFADALGADAGELAAVLEADDARPSVHLVARPGEISAEELALITGGEEGPYSPYAVHLDGGDPGKLDAVRDGLAGVQDEGSQLVGRALTLAPLVGEDGGRWLDLCAGPGGKAALLGAIAEIDGATVDAVEPTPHRADLVSKTTKDLPVTVHTVDGRQSGLDGGYDRVLVDAPCTGLGALRRRPEARWRRLPSDVAALVTLQKELLAAAIELVRPGGVVLYSTCSPHLSETTAVVADAVRRYGVEQLDTRELVPGVPQLGDGTSVQLWPHRHGTDAMFMAALRKPM, encoded by the coding sequence ATGACAGAACCCGACAGGCCCCGAAAGCGCGAGTCCAGTCCAGCTCGCAAGCACGTCAAGAAGTCGCCCGGAGCCCGCGGGCCGAAGGGAAACCGGCCCCCGCAAGGCGCGGGACCGCGTGCCGTCGACGCGATCGACCCGGCCCGCCGGGCTGCCCGGGACGTCCTCAAGGCGGTACGCGAGCGGGATGCTTACGCCAATCTGGTGCTTCCGGGCCTGCTACGAGAGCGCAAACTGGACTCGCGGGACGCGGCATTGGCCACCGAACTCGCCTACGGCGCGTCCCGCGCGCGTGGTGTGCTCGACGCGGTGATCGCCCATGCAGCCGGTCGGCCTGCCGCCGAGATCGACGGGCCGCTGCTCGACATTCTGCGACTCGGCTCCTACCAACTGCTCCGGACCCGAGTGGCACCGCACGCGGCCGTCGCCACGTCGGTGGACCTGGCTCGGTCCGAATTCGGCACCGGCAAAGCAGGTTTCGTCAACGCGGTACTGCGCCGCGTGTCCGAGCGGACGGCTGCCCAGTGGGTCGACGAGCTCGCGCCCGCTGCGGCAACCGATCCCGTCGGCCACCTCGCGTTCGAGTACGCCCATCCCAAGTGGATCGCGCAGGCCTTCGCCGATGCACTCGGTGCCGACGCCGGTGAACTCGCCGCGGTGCTCGAGGCCGACGACGCCCGTCCCTCGGTCCACCTGGTGGCTCGGCCCGGTGAGATCTCCGCCGAGGAACTGGCGCTGATCACCGGGGGAGAAGAGGGACCCTATTCGCCGTACGCAGTGCACCTCGACGGCGGAGATCCCGGCAAGCTCGACGCCGTCCGGGACGGATTGGCCGGGGTGCAGGACGAGGGGAGTCAACTCGTCGGCCGGGCACTCACCCTCGCGCCGCTCGTCGGCGAGGACGGTGGCCGGTGGCTGGACCTGTGCGCCGGACCGGGTGGTAAAGCTGCCCTCCTCGGTGCCATCGCCGAGATCGACGGTGCCACGGTCGACGCCGTCGAACCGACGCCGCACCGAGCCGATCTGGTGTCCAAGACGACGAAAGACCTTCCGGTGACGGTGCACACCGTCGACGGCAGGCAGTCCGGACTCGACGGCGGCTACGATCGCGTGCTCGTGGACGCGCCCTGCACCGGGCTCGGTGCTCTGCGCCGCAGGCCCGAGGCCCGGTGGCGACGACTGCCCTCCGATGTGGCGGCACTGGTGACATTGCAGAAGGAACTGTTGGCCGCGGCGATCGAGCTGGTCCGCCCGGGCGGAGTGGTGCTGTATTCGACGTGTTCGCCGCACCTGTCCGAAACCACCGCCGTCGTCGCGGACGCGGTCCGCCGCTACGGCGTCGAACAGCTCGACACCCGCGAGCTGGTCCCAGGAGTGCCGCAACTCGGCGACGGTACATCGGTGCAATTGTGGCCGCACCGACACGGCACGGACGCAATGTTCATGGCGGCGCTGCGTAAGCCGATGTGA
- the fmt gene encoding methionyl-tRNA formyltransferase yields MRVVFAGTPEPAVPSLQRLLESERHEVIAVVTRPDAAAGRGRKTMRSPVGLLADEHGISVFTPAKPSDPDFVAQLSELAPDVCPVVAYGALLPQPVLDIPRFGWINLHFSLLPAWRGAAPVQAAIAAGDEITGASTFLLDAGMDTGPVLGVVTERVRATDTTGDLLTRLASSGADLLAATLDAIEDGTASAHPQPEDGISYASKVSVDAARIDWTRSAAFVDRHIRSVTPAPGAWTTIGELRVKIAPTKPSEDTLAPGEISVRKSGVHIGTGTTAVVLGEVQPQGKKLMKALDWARGARLDDTAVAR; encoded by the coding sequence GTGCGCGTCGTCTTTGCCGGTACACCGGAGCCCGCAGTCCCGTCGCTGCAGCGACTGTTGGAGTCCGAACGCCACGAGGTGATCGCGGTGGTGACCCGGCCCGACGCCGCAGCCGGTAGGGGCCGCAAGACGATGCGCTCACCGGTCGGCCTGCTGGCCGACGAGCACGGAATCTCCGTGTTCACACCCGCGAAGCCCTCGGATCCGGATTTCGTCGCGCAGCTCAGCGAACTCGCGCCCGACGTGTGTCCGGTCGTCGCATACGGGGCACTGCTGCCGCAGCCGGTGCTCGACATCCCTCGCTTCGGCTGGATCAATCTGCACTTCTCGCTGCTGCCCGCGTGGCGAGGTGCCGCGCCGGTACAGGCCGCCATCGCCGCGGGCGACGAGATCACCGGCGCCTCCACCTTCCTGCTCGACGCAGGAATGGATACCGGCCCGGTACTCGGCGTCGTCACCGAGCGGGTGCGCGCAACCGATACGACGGGGGACCTGCTCACCCGACTGGCGTCGAGCGGAGCAGACCTACTGGCTGCCACCCTCGACGCGATCGAGGACGGAACGGCATCCGCGCATCCACAGCCCGAGGACGGGATCTCCTACGCGAGCAAGGTGAGCGTCGACGCCGCGCGCATCGACTGGACTCGGTCTGCGGCATTCGTCGACCGGCACATCAGATCGGTCACCCCCGCACCGGGCGCATGGACCACGATCGGTGAACTCCGCGTCAAGATCGCTCCGACAAAGCCCTCGGAGGACACGTTGGCCCCGGGCGAGATATCGGTGCGAAAGTCCGGCGTACACATCGGAACAGGCACGACGGCAGTGGTTCTCGGCGAAGTTCAGCCGCAGGGCAAGAAGCTCATGAAGGCACTCGACTGGGCGCGCGGCGCTCGGCTGGACGATACGGCGGTAGCACGATGA
- a CDS encoding PadR family transcriptional regulator, translating to MRGAPFQMWVAQSDDRGPSDDHGPRERGRGRRGHGERNRHGEGGPFGRGREGMRPGFGPGGFGPNGDFGRGRGRGGRGRRGDVRAAILLLLEERPMHGYELIQQIAAKSNGTWKPSPGSIYPALSQLEDEGLVLIDKVAGRKTAALTDEGRTHVDAHRGDLGSPWDDVAESVGVDARDLRALIGQLMGAAGQVAGVGTPAQVEQAAEILTEARRSLYRILADDGPTDRDPDDTVDAPDAT from the coding sequence ATGCGAGGCGCGCCCTTTCAGATGTGGGTCGCGCAGAGCGACGATCGAGGCCCGTCGGACGATCACGGTCCGCGAGAACGTGGCCGTGGAAGGAGAGGTCACGGTGAACGGAACAGGCACGGTGAGGGCGGCCCGTTCGGACGGGGACGGGAAGGCATGCGCCCCGGCTTCGGTCCCGGCGGTTTCGGGCCGAACGGAGACTTCGGTCGAGGCCGGGGTCGGGGAGGACGCGGACGACGCGGGGACGTGCGCGCTGCGATCCTGCTACTGCTCGAGGAACGTCCGATGCACGGATACGAACTGATCCAGCAGATCGCCGCGAAGAGCAACGGAACCTGGAAGCCGAGTCCGGGTTCCATCTATCCGGCCCTGTCCCAACTCGAAGACGAGGGCTTGGTCCTGATCGACAAGGTGGCCGGCCGCAAGACGGCTGCGCTGACCGACGAGGGGCGAACGCACGTCGACGCTCATCGCGGCGATCTGGGCAGCCCATGGGACGACGTGGCAGAGTCCGTCGGTGTCGACGCTCGCGATCTACGGGCCCTGATCGGCCAGTTGATGGGCGCAGCCGGTCAGGTCGCCGGAGTCGGCACACCGGCACAGGTGGAGCAGGCCGCCGAGATCCTCACCGAAGCACGCAGGTCGCTGTATCGGATCCTCGCCGACGACGGTCCGACCGATCGAGATCCCGACGACACGGTCGACGCCCCCGACGCGACGTGA